One window of the Peptacetobacter hiranonis genome contains the following:
- the addB gene encoding helicase-exonuclease AddAB subunit AddB — protein MGVRFILGRSGCGKTEYMLNEIKQKAVLEEEKSPIIILIPEQYTYEMEKRVSNMFASGAKDKYMRVRPMGLKTLSDLVFSYCGNLSKVGINAAGKAIITHNSIEAVSKDLELFSKSYAQPGFTTAISDMISELKQFMITPDRLDEIIGESGDTLPENLIMKLKDIAKIYREFEKKLHEDYVDMHDRVVMLTEKIAECSFLDDMDLYIDGYTSFTPNQYELLKELMKKAKSTTFLFTMDSPFKTGYADYFASTRNTYNRIKDICEKEGIKVEKDVNLCNENIKRFIGNEELQHLERYYNSYPYSIYQKKTEKIRIREYSNLYNEVEEVAKEIANDIIDGRYRYKDITIAARNIDSYESLVKSIFSEYKIPFYINKKSEAKNNPIITMIISVLEMKKRRYGYETMFRYLKSGLLDFTEDEISLLENYVIANGISGNKWFEDVWEYRLPNSFYEYEESEEELETKKRINDIKNRVIAPIKRFDEKLSSKNRKTVEDICRYLYEFLEDINIFEKIENTIDILREKGMLESAARYSQVWNTVSDLLDQLVEIMGDEKISLERFIRIVNIALDEYELKTIPPSIDQVTVTEVDRMNNPNTKHLYLIGTVDGVFPMPSKENGLLSDSDRGKLSDMNVELDKDSRKRVFEEQFLVYKAITATSDKLTVSYPIADSEGKTQRASIIISRIKKLFKYVDIKSYFLEGVYEEEDLKEVNSKIPTFNTMVDKIKEAADKDFENGISDIWKDTYEYYLNDDRYNDITKRIVEGIDFTNQFEYVDEDKIKELYNSKTISVSRLEKYASCPFAYFIEYGMKAKDRKEYLFTAPDVGSFVHKVIENYSKTMHKDGITWHEVDDKYIELRVSEMVDELIAKIPGFILESSPKYKYLAHRLKVLITVSIKIIADQIKQGRFEPDDYEVEFGKKRKYPSIQVEYKENEIVELIGKIDRIDKYINEENKEFVRIVDYKWGKNDINLNDVYYGLQLQLLVYMDAILEGGEIPDNIPIKPAAMLYSRMDNPIISRSTLVDDEEVKRRIIESFKMKGMIIKDLDILSYMDKALEEPKSSSKIIKAARNKDGSLSKGTAGVTDEQFEIIRAYIKKSIKDLCSDMMSGNIKIEPKKSNDKDSCRFCSYSSICQFDTALKNNCYKVIPNRTSDDVIKMMEGDVK, from the coding sequence ATGGGAGTTAGATTTATATTAGGCAGAAGTGGATGCGGAAAAACTGAATATATGTTAAATGAAATAAAACAAAAGGCTGTCTTAGAAGAAGAAAAATCTCCAATAATAATACTGATTCCAGAGCAGTACACATATGAAATGGAAAAACGAGTAAGTAATATGTTTGCATCTGGGGCTAAGGATAAATATATGCGTGTTAGACCTATGGGGTTAAAGACATTATCTGATTTAGTATTTTCATACTGTGGAAATCTATCAAAAGTAGGGATAAATGCTGCAGGAAAAGCGATAATTACTCATAATTCAATAGAAGCTGTTTCAAAGGATCTTGAATTATTCTCAAAATCATATGCACAACCTGGATTTACAACAGCTATTTCAGATATGATTTCAGAGCTTAAACAGTTTATGATAACTCCAGATAGACTTGATGAAATTATAGGGGAAAGTGGGGATACACTTCCAGAAAACTTGATTATGAAGCTAAAGGATATAGCTAAGATTTATCGAGAATTTGAAAAAAAACTACACGAAGATTATGTAGATATGCACGATAGAGTGGTTATGCTTACAGAAAAAATTGCTGAGTGTAGTTTCTTAGATGATATGGATCTGTATATTGACGGATATACTAGTTTCACACCAAATCAGTACGAGCTTTTAAAAGAACTAATGAAAAAAGCAAAGAGTACGACATTCTTATTTACAATGGACTCTCCATTTAAGACAGGATACGCAGACTACTTTGCAAGTACTAGAAATACATACAATAGAATCAAAGATATATGCGAAAAAGAAGGTATAAAGGTAGAAAAAGATGTAAATCTTTGTAACGAAAATATAAAAAGATTCATAGGAAATGAGGAGTTACAACATCTTGAAAGATATTACAACTCATATCCTTATAGTATTTATCAAAAGAAGACAGAGAAAATAAGAATAAGAGAATACTCAAACTTATACAATGAGGTTGAAGAAGTAGCAAAAGAAATAGCTAACGATATAATAGATGGAAGATATAGATACAAGGATATAACCATAGCTGCAAGAAATATAGATTCTTATGAATCTCTTGTAAAATCTATATTCTCTGAGTATAAAATTCCATTCTATATCAACAAAAAATCTGAGGCGAAAAACAACCCTATAATCACAATGATTATATCTGTACTTGAAATGAAAAAGAGAAGATACGGATATGAAACAATGTTTAGATATTTAAAAAGTGGGCTTTTAGATTTTACAGAGGATGAGATAAGTCTACTTGAAAATTATGTAATAGCAAATGGAATATCAGGAAACAAGTGGTTTGAAGATGTCTGGGAATATAGACTTCCAAATTCTTTTTATGAATACGAAGAAAGTGAAGAAGAACTAGAAACTAAGAAAAGAATCAATGATATAAAAAATAGGGTAATTGCTCCTATTAAAAGATTTGACGAGAAACTCTCTTCTAAAAATAGAAAAACAGTTGAAGATATTTGTAGATATCTGTATGAGTTTTTAGAGGATATAAATATATTTGAAAAGATAGAGAATACAATAGATATACTTAGAGAAAAAGGAATGTTAGAATCTGCAGCTAGATATTCTCAGGTTTGGAATACAGTTTCTGACTTATTAGACCAGCTTGTAGAGATTATGGGCGATGAAAAAATTTCTCTAGAAAGATTTATAAGAATTGTAAATATTGCACTTGATGAGTACGAGTTAAAGACTATACCACCTAGTATAGACCAGGTAACAGTAACAGAAGTAGACAGAATGAACAATCCAAATACTAAGCACCTGTATTTAATTGGCACTGTAGATGGAGTATTCCCAATGCCTTCAAAAGAGAATGGACTTCTTTCTGACTCAGATAGAGGGAAACTATCTGATATGAATGTGGAGCTAGATAAAGACAGTAGAAAAAGGGTGTTTGAAGAGCAATTCTTGGTTTATAAGGCTATAACTGCGACATCAGATAAACTTACTGTAAGCTACCCTATTGCTGATAGCGAGGGAAAAACACAGAGGGCATCTATAATAATATCTAGAATTAAAAAATTATTTAAATATGTAGATATAAAAAGTTATTTCTTAGAAGGTGTGTATGAGGAAGAAGATTTAAAAGAAGTAAATTCTAAAATACCTACTTTCAATACAATGGTAGATAAAATAAAGGAAGCTGCGGATAAAGATTTTGAAAATGGAATATCTGATATTTGGAAAGATACATACGAATACTATCTAAATGACGATAGATACAATGATATAACTAAAAGAATTGTTGAAGGAATAGACTTTACAAATCAATTTGAATATGTAGATGAGGATAAGATAAAAGAGCTTTATAATTCAAAGACTATAAGTGTATCGAGATTAGAAAAATACGCAAGCTGCCCATTTGCATATTTCATAGAATATGGAATGAAGGCAAAGGATAGAAAAGAATATCTATTTACGGCACCTGATGTAGGAAGCTTTGTACATAAAGTAATAGAAAACTATTCTAAAACTATGCATAAAGACGGAATTACTTGGCATGAGGTAGATGATAAATATATAGAGCTTAGAGTATCAGAAATGGTAGATGAGCTAATAGCTAAAATACCTGGATTTATACTTGAAAGTTCTCCAAAATATAAATACCTTGCTCATAGATTAAAAGTGCTTATAACAGTTTCTATAAAAATAATAGCAGATCAGATTAAGCAGGGAAGATTTGAACCTGATGATTATGAGGTTGAGTTTGGTAAAAAACGGAAATACCCTTCAATACAGGTTGAGTACAAAGAAAATGAAATAGTAGAGTTAATAGGTAAGATAGATAGAATAGATAAATATATAAACGAAGAAAATAAAGAGTTTGTAAGAATAGTAGATTACAAATGGGGTAAAAATGATATCAATTTAAACGATGTATATTACGGGTTACAATTACAGTTACTGGTATATATGGATGCAATTTTAGAAGGCGGTGAAATACCGGATAATATTCCAATAAAACCAGCTGCAATGTTATACAGTAGAATGGATAATCCTATAATTTCTAGAAGTACGCTTGTGGATGATGAAGAGGTTAAGCGGCGGATTATAGAATCGTTTAAAATGAAAGGAATGATTATAAAAGATTTAGATATACTTTCATATATGGATAAAGCACTTGAAGAGCCAAAAAGTAGCTCTAAAATAATAAAAGCTGCCAGAAATAAAGATGGCTCTCTTTCAAAAGGTACTGCTGGAGTTACAGACGAGCAATTTGAAATTATAAGAGCATACATAAAAAAATCTATAAAAGACTTGTGTTCGGATATGATGAGCGGAAATATAAAAATAGAGCCTAAAAAATCAAATGATAAAGATTCTTGTCGGTTCTGTAGTTATTCATCTATTTGTCAGTTTGATACAGCACTTAAAAATAATTGCTATAAGGTGATACCTAATAGAACGAGCGATGATGTTATAAAAATGATGGAAGGAGATGTGAAGTAG
- a CDS encoding PD-(D/E)XK nuclease family protein, with the protein MDFSGFEFSQNALNTFRSCPKKFGYKYVQGLNWKKEGDEEYYKSLKYGTEFHLMCERYFSGIPVGKFIGNKEYEKFDQWLEKVKKAVPIYEDREYLPEYGLSIKIDEESRLTAKYDLAVIYRENGQLYIDIWDWKTENRKLKYNDLEKRMQSIVYMAVAYEAIPKIYGDGKEKVRVRMYYYQPEYYAEPIELTYSEEKFENDKIKIEGIIKEIKKSDFEDKNFRSCKYCEFNMLCNRNSVDESVYEDYEEIYE; encoded by the coding sequence ATGGATTTTTCTGGATTTGAATTCAGCCAAAATGCCCTAAATACATTTAGAAGTTGCCCTAAAAAATTTGGTTATAAATATGTGCAAGGACTAAACTGGAAAAAGGAAGGTGATGAGGAGTATTATAAAAGTTTAAAGTACGGAACAGAGTTTCATCTAATGTGTGAAAGGTACTTCTCAGGAATACCAGTAGGAAAATTTATAGGAAATAAGGAATATGAAAAATTTGACCAATGGCTAGAAAAAGTAAAGAAGGCTGTACCAATTTATGAAGATAGAGAATATCTACCAGAGTACGGACTTTCTATAAAAATAGATGAAGAAAGCAGATTAACTGCAAAATACGACTTAGCTGTAATATACAGAGAAAATGGACAGCTTTATATAGATATATGGGATTGGAAAACAGAAAACAGAAAACTAAAGTACAACGATTTAGAAAAAAGAATGCAGAGTATCGTCTATATGGCAGTTGCATATGAAGCAATTCCTAAAATATATGGTGATGGTAAAGAAAAAGTTAGAGTTAGAATGTACTACTACCAGCCCGAGTACTATGCAGAGCCAATAGAACTGACTTATAGCGAAGAAAAATTTGAAAACGACAAAATAAAAATAGAAGGAATTATAAAAGAAATAAAAAAATCTGATTTTGAAGATAAGAATTTTAGATCTTGTAAGTACTGTGAATTTAATATGCTATGCAATAGAAATAGCGTAGATGAATCTGTATATGAGGATTATGAAGAAATTTATGAATAA
- a CDS encoding ATP-dependent helicase, whose amino-acid sequence MRKITYREDQAPIMEYKSGTMAVPAVPGAGKTFIVTRLVTELLENNINGKEKILILTYMNSAVNNFKGRIKKLLNEKYGEDVEIEENLSEEEINEIKRKNKDTLRRLNNSYEVMTIHSLATKIIKENPESAMLNEEFMIADDAQRSIILNECIESYLSTEKGKKYFYYFINYEKAKDKKTKKINEEKARGFEETWKQGFFDLVTRSISKLKYNGITPDILNERVNENGYKGIMVIVAPIYEMYCKRLKLHGLLDFDDLLINAHKIVRDDDAVREKLNKKYKYIFEDECQDSNEIQGKIIKLIGGDNPNIVRVGDINQSISGTFSESNPKFFREFIESADCCHRMYMSNRSSKDILELANLLVDYTKNSLPEIECRDALEDMKIKTVEKGKGYKENPEPKSYTINTKWLGAGSFDEEIRETIRFVEGIKRKYPDKSIGILAPYNKDCNKIAAELKKHDLQFENLSSSSEKMRKVIDDIANILDFTIDNDNIDKLMDVIGTAFIKEESEEGKADFLNIFKKFTTDELIYKFDELDLGIVDDSSSIFAKFKNALEKMREIIDYSWNRADLLVLFIRDRLDITEEEMAIAEYVAFYVKYLKREDKDVDFEYIVNVIKDRGNSSFRHILDITGNINGYEPTPGSVTVCTNHKSKGMEWDCVFMLKCTKYQFPSDLEFKLPCQKYFLKEKYSNPEALVASEIEKLTNGLERTNFDVELKLDQIREKIRLFYVSVTRAKEMLIISAARFNSDEDKKKRNPFEQEKSEYFKLMENQIQKRRAKQ is encoded by the coding sequence ATGCGGAAAATAACATATAGAGAGGATCAAGCGCCTATAATGGAGTATAAATCTGGTACTATGGCAGTTCCCGCAGTTCCGGGAGCTGGAAAAACATTCATAGTAACTAGATTGGTAACAGAACTACTAGAAAATAATATAAATGGAAAAGAAAAAATACTAATATTAACATATATGAACAGCGCAGTTAATAACTTCAAAGGAAGAATAAAAAAACTGTTAAATGAAAAATATGGAGAAGATGTAGAAATAGAAGAAAATTTATCAGAAGAAGAGATAAACGAGATTAAAAGAAAAAATAAAGACACTCTTAGAAGATTGAACAATTCATATGAAGTTATGACTATACACAGTTTAGCAACTAAAATAATAAAAGAAAATCCAGAATCAGCAATGCTAAATGAAGAATTTATGATTGCTGATGATGCTCAAAGAAGTATTATTTTAAATGAATGTATAGAAAGCTATTTATCTACAGAAAAGGGTAAAAAATATTTCTACTACTTCATAAATTACGAAAAAGCAAAGGATAAAAAAACTAAAAAAATAAATGAAGAGAAAGCTAGAGGATTTGAAGAAACTTGGAAGCAAGGATTTTTTGATTTAGTAACAAGATCTATAAGTAAATTAAAATACAATGGAATAACTCCAGATATATTAAATGAAAGAGTTAATGAAAATGGGTACAAAGGAATAATGGTAATAGTAGCACCTATATATGAGATGTACTGCAAAAGACTTAAACTTCATGGGCTTTTAGATTTTGACGATTTATTGATAAATGCACATAAAATAGTCAGAGATGACGATGCTGTCAGAGAAAAACTAAACAAGAAGTATAAGTATATATTTGAGGATGAATGTCAGGACTCAAATGAAATCCAAGGAAAAATAATAAAACTTATTGGTGGAGATAATCCTAATATAGTAAGGGTTGGAGATATAAACCAAAGTATAAGTGGAACATTCTCTGAATCAAATCCAAAATTCTTTAGAGAATTTATAGAGAGTGCAGACTGTTGCCACAGAATGTATATGTCAAATAGAAGTAGCAAGGACATATTAGAGCTTGCAAATCTATTAGTTGACTACACAAAAAACAGCTTACCAGAAATAGAATGTAGAGATGCACTTGAAGATATGAAAATTAAAACTGTAGAAAAAGGCAAAGGATACAAAGAAAACCCAGAGCCAAAGAGTTATACAATAAATACAAAATGGCTAGGTGCAGGAAGTTTTGACGAAGAAATAAGAGAAACTATAAGATTTGTAGAAGGAATAAAAAGAAAATATCCAGATAAAAGCATAGGAATACTTGCACCATACAATAAAGACTGTAACAAAATTGCAGCAGAACTAAAAAAGCATGACTTACAATTTGAAAATTTAAGCTCATCTTCTGAAAAAATGAGAAAAGTAATAGATGATATCGCTAATATACTGGACTTTACAATAGATAACGACAATATAGACAAACTAATGGATGTAATAGGAACTGCATTTATAAAAGAAGAAAGTGAAGAAGGAAAGGCTGACTTTTTAAATATATTCAAAAAATTTACAACGGATGAATTGATATACAAATTTGATGAACTTGACCTAGGAATAGTTGACGACAGTAGCAGTATATTTGCAAAGTTTAAAAATGCACTAGAAAAAATGCGAGAAATAATAGACTATTCTTGGAATAGAGCAGATTTATTGGTATTGTTTATACGGGATAGATTAGATATAACAGAAGAAGAAATGGCTATTGCGGAATATGTCGCATTTTACGTTAAATATCTTAAAAGAGAAGATAAAGATGTAGACTTTGAATATATAGTAAATGTAATAAAAGACAGAGGAAACAGTAGCTTTAGACATATATTAGATATAACAGGTAATATCAACGGATACGAGCCTACTCCGGGAAGTGTAACAGTATGCACTAACCACAAATCAAAAGGAATGGAATGGGACTGTGTATTTATGCTTAAATGCACAAAATATCAATTCCCTAGTGATTTAGAGTTTAAACTACCTTGTCAGAAATATTTCCTAAAGGAAAAATATAGTAATCCTGAAGCTCTTGTGGCATCTGAAATAGAAAAATTGACAAATGGACTAGAAAGAACAAATTTTGATGTAGAATTGAAGTTAGATCAAATAAGAGAAAAGATAAGACTTTTCTATGTAAGTGTAACTAGAGCAAAGGAAATGTTGATAATATCTGCAGCTAGATTTAATAGTGATGAGGATAAAAAGAAAAGAAATCCATTTGAACAAGAAAAAAGTGAATACTTTAAACTAATGGAAAATCAAATACAAAAGAGAAGAGCTAAACAGTAA
- a CDS encoding UvrD-helicase domain-containing protein: MAEITTKQTNLKKVSEKYNELIKQKSGKCSKILFLVSDGKLIEKIKSSININSYIEEPQILTYISFIMKELEKYWTLISKELKSVKGVPNNIPYSLPEYIITEMVENFRYKYGYFEDITGTSENISKSIYSNLRSAAYMNTDIYSTGEKIYYTKKNKDNLERFSYTQNDEIIKEYTDKLIEKSAIDLPMAIYLYTEKLLKKEEYQKSLSKRYDYLIIDSIEKTSNAELELVKVFEKMGKETFVYGNISGDITSIYNFDLDNIVEHYSKEDELASNKLENKNLANHQRYGAKYKDLIPFSNRIKECYQSQLYNEMIEDILYKSEEIAKDSKKIGKTAIIIPPGSGILLHRIIDALQKRGIKYFSTITDHKISQYRYANLLIIIAALYAGNSEMEFSTEEYIQMISLILGINKIKANKIFRENETLLKSTILENSELDKIYAERREITFDNFLGNIENENSEIDIKDINNSVENVHNLDRIIEKIYIGRKKNLKRSEFMRRFYTEVLITLEDGIENIEICKKVITECEKLEEAAECGVIKDFEIDKILKTYSKDYIGFRELKNSEGNDKLMITTPFYYINSLSERGIQLWADCGNNMWNPKIAKEINNSIVLRKSYEEKQIFTDLDEEKLKKYYMNNLLYSLLDSAEEVYAFKSDYSLNGYLSESMMYTSIINLMDREEI; this comes from the coding sequence ATGGCAGAGATAACAACTAAACAAACAAACCTAAAAAAAGTATCTGAAAAATACAATGAACTGATCAAACAAAAATCAGGTAAGTGTTCTAAGATACTTTTTCTTGTTTCAGATGGAAAACTAATCGAAAAAATAAAAAGCAGTATAAATATAAATTCATACATAGAAGAACCACAAATATTGACATATATATCATTCATAATGAAAGAACTAGAAAAATACTGGACACTGATATCTAAAGAATTAAAAAGTGTAAAAGGTGTACCAAATAATATACCATACTCATTGCCAGAATACATAATAACTGAAATGGTTGAAAACTTTAGATATAAATATGGATACTTTGAAGATATAACAGGAACATCAGAAAACATATCAAAATCCATATACTCGAACTTAAGATCAGCAGCATATATGAATACAGACATATACTCTACTGGAGAAAAAATATATTATACAAAGAAAAATAAGGATAATTTAGAAAGATTTTCCTACACTCAAAACGATGAAATTATAAAAGAATATACAGACAAACTTATAGAAAAATCTGCAATAGATTTACCGATGGCAATATACTTATACACAGAAAAGCTCCTTAAAAAAGAGGAATACCAAAAAAGTTTATCTAAAAGATATGACTATTTAATAATAGATTCAATAGAAAAGACTTCAAATGCAGAATTAGAGCTAGTAAAAGTATTTGAAAAAATGGGTAAAGAAACTTTTGTATACGGTAATATAAGTGGCGATATTACATCAATATACAATTTTGACTTAGACAATATAGTAGAGCACTATTCAAAGGAAGATGAATTAGCTTCTAACAAATTAGAAAATAAAAATCTAGCAAACCACCAAAGATACGGAGCTAAATACAAGGATTTGATACCATTTTCAAATAGGATAAAAGAATGTTACCAATCTCAACTGTATAATGAAATGATAGAGGATATACTATACAAATCTGAAGAAATAGCTAAGGATTCTAAAAAAATAGGAAAAACAGCTATAATAATTCCTCCAGGTTCTGGAATATTACTTCATAGAATAATAGACGCACTTCAGAAAAGGGGGATAAAATACTTTAGCACTATTACAGACCATAAAATATCTCAGTATAGATATGCAAACCTGTTGATAATTATTGCTGCATTATATGCAGGAAATTCGGAAATGGAATTTTCAACAGAGGAATATATACAAATGATTTCCTTAATTTTGGGGATAAATAAAATCAAGGCAAATAAAATATTTAGAGAAAATGAAACACTACTAAAGTCTACAATACTTGAAAATAGCGAGCTTGACAAGATTTATGCTGAGAGAAGAGAAATAACATTTGATAATTTCCTGGGAAATATAGAAAATGAAAACAGCGAAATAGATATAAAAGATATAAACAATTCTGTGGAAAATGTACATAACTTAGACCGGATAATAGAAAAAATCTACATTGGTAGAAAGAAAAATCTAAAAAGAAGTGAATTTATGAGAAGATTTTACACAGAGGTACTTATAACATTAGAAGATGGTATAGAAAATATAGAAATATGTAAAAAGGTAATAACAGAATGTGAAAAATTAGAAGAAGCTGCAGAATGTGGAGTGATAAAAGATTTTGAAATAGATAAAATCTTAAAAACATATTCTAAAGATTACATAGGATTTAGAGAATTGAAAAACAGTGAAGGAAATGACAAGTTAATGATAACAACTCCTTTCTATTATATAAATTCTCTATCAGAAAGAGGAATACAACTTTGGGCTGATTGTGGAAATAATATGTGGAATCCTAAGATTGCAAAAGAAATAAACAACTCTATTGTTCTTAGAAAATCATATGAGGAAAAACAGATATTTACAGACTTAGACGAAGAAAAGTTAAAAAAATACTATATGAATAATCTACTGTATTCACTACTAGATTCAGCTGAAGAGGTATATGCATTTAAGAGTGATTATTCTTTAAATGGCTATTTATCAGAAAGTATGATGTACACAAGTATAATAAACTTAATGGATAGAGAAGAAATTTAA
- a CDS encoding SDR family NAD(P)-dependent oxidoreductase — protein sequence MIDLKNIVITGGSGGIGKALCYGFADLGYNVLSLDVNDYNFDRKNIHTYNVNLSSEDEIKSCFNEIVGKFGPIHILVNNGAISKFNKSIYDISVDEFDAVLNTNLRGAFICCKEFILANKGLNFGRIINIASTRYNQNEADWEAYGASKGGIVSLTNTLCVSLSGSDITVNCISPGWIETEDYDSLSELDHSQHPSGRVGKPDDIFNVCAFLVDEKSDFINGANIVVDGGMTKRMIYF from the coding sequence GTGATTGATTTGAAAAATATAGTAATTACTGGTGGGTCTGGTGGAATTGGAAAGGCATTATGCTATGGGTTTGCCGATTTAGGTTATAATGTCCTTAGTCTTGATGTTAATGATTATAATTTTGATAGAAAAAATATACATACTTATAATGTAAATCTATCATCTGAAGATGAGATAAAGTCTTGCTTTAATGAAATAGTAGGTAAGTTTGGTCCAATTCATATACTTGTCAATAATGGTGCTATTAGCAAGTTTAATAAATCTATTTATGATATTTCTGTTGATGAGTTTGATGCTGTTTTAAATACCAATTTAAGAGGTGCTTTTATATGCTGCAAGGAATTTATTTTAGCGAATAAGGGGCTTAATTTTGGCAGGATAATCAATATAGCATCTACTAGATATAATCAAAATGAGGCTGATTGGGAAGCTTATGGTGCTTCAAAGGGTGGAATAGTATCCCTTACAAATACACTTTGTGTTTCTCTATCTGGGAGTGATATAACTGTAAACTGTATAAGTCCTGGCTGGATAGAAACTGAGGATTATGATTCTTTATCAGAGTTAGATCATTCTCAGCATCCTTCTGGAAGGGTTGGAAAGCCCGATGATATTTTTAATGTGTGTGCTTTTCTTGTTGATGAAAAGAGCGATTTTATTAATGGTGCAAATATTGTTGTTGATGGTGGTATGACTAAAAGAATGATTTATTTTTAG